The Chitinophagales bacterium genomic sequence CGGAGTAACCCTGTATACAGCACAGTATGCTGAAGATACCAATTTTGCATTGGTGCATGAATACTGTACGCATGGTAACGTGACCTACGAGGGTATAGAGTACAAACACAAACCCTACGGGCTGGCTACCTGGTATTATTGTGAAAGTGGTAAGGTAATGGAGCAGGGTATGCGCTACAAGTTCAGGAAAGCCGGCATTTGGAAAAAATATAACACTGACGGTAGTTTGCAATCAGAAACACAACATGAAGAAAAGATAAAAGTGAGAACTTTGCCTAAGTTCAATACCTGATACTTTATTCAAAGTAGTGTATGGTGAACTGTAGCCCGGAAACTATCTCTGCTTTAGCCCCTTTTTCAAAAATACCATATAAAGTACTGCCACTGCCACTCATAGAGGCGAATACTGCTCCTTGCTCGTATAATTCTCTTTTTATTTTGCCCAGTTCGGGGTGTTGCATGAATACGGCATCTTCAAAGTCGTTACTGACATTGTCTTTCCATTGAGATATAGGAAGTTCCGGTAATTTTCTCAGGTCGAACATGGGTTTGCGTGGCGTTATCATGCTGAATGCATCCTTAGTGGAAATATGTACTTCAGGGCATATCAATTGAATACTGTAAGCTGACAGGTCAAGCATCGGTATGGGGCTCATCTGTTCCCCGCGGCCTTTGGCAAAATGTGGTGTGTTGTATATAAAGAAGGGACAGTCACTACCCAGCTCCAGTGCCATCTCTGCTAAATATTTATCAGAAAGTTCCAGCCTGCAATAGTCATTCAGCAGGCGTAACATAAAAGCACCATCGGCAGAGCCACCACCCAGCCCGGCACCCATGGGTATTGCTTTCAGCAGGTATATATCGAGTGCCGGAACCTTTGCCGGAAATCTTTGTTGTAGCAGTTCATAGGCTTTCCATACGAGGTTTTGTTCCGGGTTGCCCGCAATGTTTTTACCATTCAGTACCAGCTTGGGCATTGGGCCTGTTGCAGGAACTACCTCCAATGCATCGTTCAGCCCTTTGATGGGGTAGAATACCGTCTCCAGGTCGTGGTAACCATCCGGGCGGCGATTGGTGATATATAATCCTAAGTTTATCTTGCAGTTGGGGAAACAGACCATAAGTGCATAATAACAAAACCGAAGCATAAAATTATCTGTATTTTTGGAAACCTGCACATTTTTGAAGCATAAGGAATTATGAAGGAAGTCATCAGTCTGAACGATATACACAAGAGCTACTACCTGGGTAAACAGGAACTACCTGTATTAAAAGGTATAGACCTTACCGTAGTGCAGAATGAGTATATCTCACTTATGGGACCATCCGGTTCGGGCAAATCTACCCTGATGAATATTATAGGCTGTTTAGATACACTGAGCAGAGGCAGGTATATCCTGAATGGTCATGATGTAAGCAAAATGACTGATGATGAGTTGGCTGATGTACGCAATACAGAAATAGGTTTTGTGTTCCAGCAGTTCAACCTGCTGCCAAGGCTGACAGCATGGGAGAATGTAGCACTGCCGCTTATCTATGCCGGAATAAGCAAAAAAGACAGGGAAGAGCAAGCCAGGGCCATGCTGGATAAAGTAGGCCTTTCGGACAGGGCGCATCACAAACCTAATGAGTTATCGGGTGGACAGAGCCAGCGTGTTGCTGTAGCAAGGGCACTTATCAATAATCCGTCAATAATACTGGCAGATGAACCTACAGGTAACCTGGATACCAAAACATCGGAAGAGATCATGGAGTTGTTTGGTGATATACACGCCCAGGGCAATACAGTAATGCTGGTAACACACGAGGAGGATATTGCCAACTTTACCAACCGGATAGTCAGGATAAGAGATGGTGTGGTAGAAAGTGATACTACCCGGACTCCTAAAGAGATCATAAACAGTTAAAACAATTTAGCCCCTATTGGGGTTGGGGTTATTATGGCATTTAAGATATATACTAAAACAGGAGACAAAGGAAGTACCAGCCTGATAGGTGGCGTGAGGGTGCCTAAAAACCATATTCGCATAGAGAGTTATGGTACAGTAGATGAGTTGAACTCATACCTGGGTATGGTGCGCGATATGGCCAACGATGCACTTGTAAATGAATGGATACACGAGGTGCAGGACAGGTTGTTTACCATCGGTTCGGTACTGGCTACTGACCCGGGCAAAGAAATAAAAATGAAATTGCCCGATCTGCATGAGGCAGATGTAATATTCCTGGAGCAGAAGATAGACGAGATGAATGAGTCATTGCCCGAGATGCGTTCATTTATACTGCCCGGAGGCAACCTGGCATCTTCTACAACCCATGTAGCACGATGTGTTTGCCGCAGGGCCGAGCGTATTTGTGTGGCTATGCAGGAGCAAAACGAAGTGGTACCTGAACTTATTGTTACTTATCTGAATCGCTTGTCAGACTTTTTGTTTGTACTGGCCAGGCATATAGCGCATATCAATGGTGCTGAAGACATGCCGTGGAGGGCGAGGTTGTAAAATTCCGGACATTTATGAAGAAGATAATCTTAGTAGCCACTGCCTGCATATCACTACAGGCATGTGGCAATAATACTTCCAAAGAAAGTTCCAGGCTGAAATCTATCAGCTGGATATTAGGATACTGGGAAATGAATACCCCTGAAGGAAGCGTAACAGAATCGTGGATACGCAATAGTGATACCAGTTACTCGGGCGTAGGCAAGTTTATCGATTCATCGGGTAAAGTGATGTCTACCGAAGAGATAGAGATCATACAGAGGGGAGATATGTTGCTGTATATCCCGACTGTAAGTAACCAGAACGGAGGAGAGCCCATAGTTTTTGCTGAAGCTTTTTACACAGATACTTCCATCAGCTTTTTAAATGCGGAACATGATTTTCCGCAGCGCATTACTTATGTCAAAACCTCTGACAGTACTATACTGGCCTATATTGAAGGAGATATAAACGGGGAGATACAACGGATAGACTATCCTTACAGCAGAAAATGATCAGGCTGCTTTGGGCTGATACATTTTGTGCAGCATGTTGTATAGTTCAGGGTACTGAGACTTGAAATGATCAGGCTGTTTGAAGTAATATTCCGAGACCACGGCAAAGAACTCCGCTTCGCTGGTAGCGCCATAAGGGTTGATGTCTGTAAGACCTTCTTTAATAGCCCTGATATATGCCTGCATATAGCTTTTCCATTCTTTGGTACTTTGCTTGTCCAGCAGGTATTGCGGCACACCGTCAGTAGCACCATCGGCTTTGTCTATCAGGTGTGCAAATTCGTGTATAGCTGTATTGTGTGCATTGTCTGGATACAGGTAGCCTGCCCTGAGTGCTGGTTGGGAAAGAATCATTTCACGGTTCATTACGCCGTCGCCTACCATGCCTAATACATTCCTGTCCGGTCCGTCCAGTTCGTATCTTTTACTGAAGGTCCCTTCGTATAACAGTACCTCATCCAGGTTGTTGTATCGCCAGTTCAGGTAACCAAACAATGGAATGACAGCACTGGCTGCAATAAATACCAGGTCAACATCGTGCACTACTACATTTCCTGTTCCTGTCACTTTGGTTCGCGCCAGGAAATCGCGCATACGTTCCTCAAATATAGCTTTATCTTCTGCGCTCAATGCCCTGTAGTAGGGTACGTAGCTATGCAGGAGGAATGTAGTACCTGCCGGCAATTTGTAAGCTGCCAGCTTTTTTTGCTTCCTTTTCCAAAGCAGGTAGTTCGTTACAATGATGCCAACTATGACCAGCGATACGATGATGCCTTTCAACATATACCAAATATAAGGAGTGGCGTTTTATCGGTTGATATGTGAATATAGACAAAACACATAATCGCCTGGGGGTAAAATAAAACCGTCCCACTTTTCAGCGGGACGGTTTTATTAATTAGTTATTAACTGAGTTTGATTACGCCTCGTCAGAGTTAACCAACTCGTTTACAAACTTAGCAACAGCAGCTATGCGAGCATGGTTCAGTGCATAGTGGATGAACTTACCATCACGCTCAGTGATAACGATGTTAGCACGACGCAGAATAGCCAGGTGCTGAGAAGCAACAGACTGCTCAAGACGCAGTTTCACGTAAATGTCTGTAACATTCATACGCTTGTTCTCTTCCAACAACTTAACGATCTGCTGGCGCAGTTTGTGGTTGATAGCCCTTAAGGTCATCGCTGCATTCTTTACTGCCATGTAATCCAGCTTAATTTGTTCGTTTGAACCTTCATCTTTACGAATAACCAGCGTGTTTGCTGACATAGTCGTTTCCATCTACAAAAAATTTACTAATGAATAATAAAAAAATACAAAAACTAATTAATATAATATAGTCCTACTATATGTTCTATTAACGGAGTGCAAACATACACCAAATGCAAATATGAAACAACAATATATTTGTGAATTCTGTTAAACCACCGTTAAATTGACGCAAATTATTAATGTGTGACTCTTGTAACTATTTGGTTGTCTTTGGTTTATGTGTATAAACTTGTTTTAAATAAAAAGGCTCGGCAGATGCCAATGTGATAAAACCATGACAATTGTATTGTTCGGACGTATATCTTACCCAACTGTCAATATCTATCTTCTCAGTGCCGTTTTCATGTTCAGGTTGGACATTAAATACAGACCTGATAACATCATTAATGTACCCTGTTACCAACCCGGAGCCGGGTATTTCAGCAGCAATATTTGCTAATTGTTCTTCAAATATGTGCCGTGGTTCTATTAGTACCTGCAGGCTTTTGTTATATACCGCGATAAAGTATTCTTTATCTCTGGCCTGTAGTATACTGACAATGTTTGCAACCTCTTCATTACTGTAAGCATGACGGGTAGCCATGAGCAACAGTTTGTTGTGCATCATCAATGGCTTGTCCAGTGCATAGCAAAAGCCCTTGGCTGTAGCCAGCCCGATGCGTAGTCCTGTGTATGACCCCGGGCCACCACAAACTGCAATGGCGTGCAGGTCGTTCAGGCCGATGCTGTTTTGCTGCAGCAATTGTTCGATGTTGGTATTCAACGTTGCCGCATGGTTACGTGTATCAGTGTTCTCTATAACACCAATGGATGATCCGTCCTTTGCCAGTGCTACAAGCCCGGTGTCTCCCGAAGTATCTATGTGTAAAATATAGGCCATATATGGTTTGCAAATGTACGGTGAGTATTACATTTGTGTATGGAAAAGAAAGTAATTCGTACAGATAACGCACCTGCACCGATCGGGCCTTACAACCAGGCCATTCAATACGGCGATATGCTGTTCGTATCAGGACAGATAGCAATAGACCCGAAAACAGGTAACCTGGTAGAGGGTGATATACAAGCTGAAACGCGTATGGTGATGCAGAACCTTGAGTCGGTACTGGCTGCTGCCGGTATGAATTTCTCGAATGTGATCAAATCTTCTATTTTCCTGATGGACATGGGCCAGTTTGCACAAGTTAATGAGGTATACGGAGGCTATTTTACCGTAGACCCTCCCGCGCGTGAAACGGTACAGGTAGCAGGGCTGCCCAAAGGTGTAAATGTAGAGATCAGTGTGGTGGCAGGCAGGTAATTTTAACCTGTTCATAATACCGCTGAAGTCCTTGAAAACAGGGGCAAAGATATATTGTTAAAAGCCCTGATATTGCTTGCTGTAACGGGGTGTTTTTGTTATCTTTGTATGGTTATTTTTAACCTAACGTATGATGTAATTGCCGTATGTATTATGCGGTGATCAGTAACCATTCCGGGCCTGAGAACAGGGCCTTGTTCAACTAAAATATGAGTACAGAAAATTCTGCTGTCAACACTCCGGGTAATACAGGCTATGATGCCGCAAGTATACAAGTATTAGAAGGTTTGGAAGCGGTGCGTAAGCGCCCTGCCATGTATATTGGCGATATCGGTGTTAAAGGTTTGCATCATCTTGTTTACGAGGTCGTAGACAACTCTATTGATGAAGCCCTTGCCGGCCACTGTAAATACATTACAGTAACTATTCACGAAGACAACTCTATCAGTGTACAGGACGACGGCCGCGGTATACCAACAGGCATGCATCCGAAAGAAGGCCGTAGTGCCCTTGAGGTGGTAATGACCGTACTGCACGCAGGTGGTAAGTTCGATAAAGACTCCTATAAAGTATCAGGAGGGTTGCATGGTGTCGGTGTAAGTTGTGTGAATGCACTGAGTATGCATATGCACACAACCGTGTACCGCGAAGGGAAGATATTTGAGCAGGAATATGAAAAGGGCATACCCATGTATTCCGTACGCGAAAAAGGGACAACTGATAAGCGCGGTACACATCAGCACTTCTGGCCCGATAATAGTATTTTTAAAGAGACCACCTATAACAGGGAGATACTGGCAGGCCGCCTGCGCGAATTATCTTACCTGAACAGAGGTATACATATCACGCTGGTAGATGAGCGTGAGCAGGACGAAGACGGTAAGCATGTATCGCAGGTGTTCTTCAGTGAAGGCGGCATAGTAGAATTTGTGCAGATGCTGGACGAATCAGCTAAACGCACACCATTGCTTGCCAACCCGATATATGTAGAAGCACATGATGATGATACCAATGTAGCAGTAGATGTTGCACTGAACTACAACACCTCATACAACGAACACATCTTCTCATACGTTAACAACATTAACACGATTGAAGGTGGTACGCACGTATCTGGTTTTCGCAGGGCTATTACCCGTGTGTTCAAATCGTATGGCG encodes the following:
- a CDS encoding RidA family protein gives rise to the protein MEKKVIRTDNAPAPIGPYNQAIQYGDMLFVSGQIAIDPKTGNLVEGDIQAETRMVMQNLESVLAAAGMNFSNVIKSSIFLMDMGQFAQVNEVYGGYFTVDPPARETVQVAGLPKGVNVEISVVAGR
- a CDS encoding helix-turn-helix transcriptional regulator — encoded protein: METTMSANTLVIRKDEGSNEQIKLDYMAVKNAAMTLRAINHKLRQQIVKLLEENKRMNVTDIYVKLRLEQSVASQHLAILRRANIVITERDGKFIHYALNHARIAAVAKFVNELVNSDEA
- a CDS encoding zinc-dependent peptidase; protein product: MLKGIIVSLVIVGIIVTNYLLWKRKQKKLAAYKLPAGTTFLLHSYVPYYRALSAEDKAIFEERMRDFLARTKVTGTGNVVVHDVDLVFIAASAVIPLFGYLNWRYNNLDEVLLYEGTFSKRYELDGPDRNVLGMVGDGVMNREMILSQPALRAGYLYPDNAHNTAIHEFAHLIDKADGATDGVPQYLLDKQSTKEWKSYMQAYIRAIKEGLTDINPYGATSEAEFFAVVSEYYFKQPDHFKSQYPELYNMLHKMYQPKAA
- a CDS encoding ABC transporter ATP-binding protein, which produces MKEVISLNDIHKSYYLGKQELPVLKGIDLTVVQNEYISLMGPSGSGKSTLMNIIGCLDTLSRGRYILNGHDVSKMTDDELADVRNTEIGFVFQQFNLLPRLTAWENVALPLIYAGISKKDREEQARAMLDKVGLSDRAHHKPNELSGGQSQRVAVARALINNPSIILADEPTGNLDTKTSEEIMELFGDIHAQGNTVMLVTHEEDIANFTNRIVRIRDGVVESDTTRTPKEIINS
- a CDS encoding cob(I)yrinic acid a,c-diamide adenosyltransferase, which encodes MAFKIYTKTGDKGSTSLIGGVRVPKNHIRIESYGTVDELNSYLGMVRDMANDALVNEWIHEVQDRLFTIGSVLATDPGKEIKMKLPDLHEADVIFLEQKIDEMNESLPEMRSFILPGGNLASSTTHVARCVCRRAERICVAMQEQNEVVPELIVTYLNRLSDFLFVLARHIAHINGAEDMPWRARL
- the tsaB gene encoding tRNA (adenosine(37)-N6)-threonylcarbamoyltransferase complex dimerization subunit type 1 TsaB codes for the protein MAYILHIDTSGDTGLVALAKDGSSIGVIENTDTRNHAATLNTNIEQLLQQNSIGLNDLHAIAVCGGPGSYTGLRIGLATAKGFCYALDKPLMMHNKLLLMATRHAYSNEEVANIVSILQARDKEYFIAVYNKSLQVLIEPRHIFEEQLANIAAEIPGSGLVTGYINDVIRSVFNVQPEHENGTEKIDIDSWVRYTSEQYNCHGFITLASAEPFYLKQVYTHKPKTTK
- a CDS encoding 4-(cytidine 5'-diphospho)-2-C-methyl-D-erythritol kinase, which encodes MVCFPNCKINLGLYITNRRPDGYHDLETVFYPIKGLNDALEVVPATGPMPKLVLNGKNIAGNPEQNLVWKAYELLQQRFPAKVPALDIYLLKAIPMGAGLGGGSADGAFMLRLLNDYCRLELSDKYLAEMALELGSDCPFFIYNTPHFAKGRGEQMSPIPMLDLSAYSIQLICPEVHISTKDAFSMITPRKPMFDLRKLPELPISQWKDNVSNDFEDAVFMQHPELGKIKRELYEQGAVFASMSGSGSTLYGIFEKGAKAEIVSGLQFTIHYFE